One segment of Mycolicibacterium sp. YH-1 DNA contains the following:
- a CDS encoding CoA transferase yields the protein MTDGLHGGGPLAGVRIIEISSFVAVPLAGMTLAQLGAEVIRVDPVGGAADYNRWPVTDDGDSIYWAGLNKGKRSVAADVRSAEGQDLIQRLIADAGILITNVAGREWHSYETLLRVRPDLIHVEVSGRADGGTGVDYTVNAGVGFPLVTGPADLAAPVNHVLPAWDVACGIYAALAVVSALRHRDATGEGQRISIPLENVALATAGNLSFLTEVMVNGTSRQRIGNSIYGQYGQHFTSGDGESFMIVALTGRHFRDLTELTGTSKAVAALGDSLGADFADEGDRYRHRDALTGLFTVWFTDRTAEEVSHALSGTSILWERYRTFADVVVDPKVTDNPLFTELDQPRIGRYLAPGLPLSIDGIYPPAVPAPTLGDDTVAVLRERLGLRDDEVQHLLDAGTVA from the coding sequence ATGACTGACGGATTGCACGGCGGTGGTCCACTGGCCGGGGTACGGATCATCGAGATCTCGAGCTTCGTCGCGGTGCCTCTGGCAGGGATGACGCTGGCCCAGCTCGGCGCCGAGGTGATCCGCGTCGATCCGGTCGGCGGTGCCGCCGACTACAACCGCTGGCCGGTGACCGACGACGGTGACAGCATCTACTGGGCCGGATTGAACAAGGGCAAGCGGTCCGTGGCGGCCGACGTGCGATCGGCAGAGGGGCAGGATCTGATCCAGCGGCTGATCGCCGACGCAGGGATTCTGATCACGAACGTCGCAGGCCGAGAATGGCATTCGTACGAAACCCTGTTGAGGGTGCGGCCCGACCTGATCCACGTCGAGGTGTCCGGTCGTGCGGACGGCGGCACCGGGGTCGACTACACCGTCAACGCGGGCGTCGGGTTTCCGTTAGTGACCGGGCCCGCAGACCTGGCCGCCCCGGTCAACCACGTTCTGCCCGCGTGGGACGTGGCGTGTGGCATCTACGCGGCGCTGGCCGTCGTCAGCGCGCTGCGGCATCGCGACGCCACGGGGGAGGGACAGCGAATCTCCATCCCATTGGAGAACGTCGCGCTGGCCACCGCGGGCAATCTCAGCTTCCTCACCGAGGTCATGGTCAACGGCACGTCGCGACAACGGATCGGCAACTCCATCTACGGCCAGTACGGCCAGCACTTCACCAGCGGTGACGGCGAGTCCTTCATGATCGTCGCGCTGACCGGGCGGCACTTCCGGGACCTGACCGAACTCACCGGTACTTCGAAAGCCGTTGCTGCACTCGGTGACTCGCTCGGTGCTGACTTCGCTGACGAGGGTGACCGCTACCGGCACCGGGATGCGCTGACGGGTCTGTTCACCGTGTGGTTCACCGATCGCACGGCCGAGGAGGTGTCCCACGCACTGTCGGGGACATCGATCCTGTGGGAGCGGTACCGCACCTTCGCCGACGTGGTGGTCGACCCCAAGGTGACCGATAACCCGCTGTTCACCGAGTTGGACCAGCCCCGGATCGGGCGCTATCTGGCCCCCGGGCTGCCACTGTCGATCGACGGCATCTACCCGCCGGCCGTACCGGCGCCGACGCTTGGCGATGACACCGTGGCCGTCCTGCGCGAGCGGTTGGGGCTGCGTGACGATGAGGTGCAGCACCTGTTGGATGCGGGGACGGTGGCGTGA
- a CDS encoding ribonuclease HII, protein MPANWPPRTVIRKSAGLRTLESALYRGGLGPVAGVDEVGRGACAGPLVVAACVLGPNRLESLAALDDSKKLTERERERLFPIIRRYALAYHVVFIPSVEVDRRGVHIANIEGMRRAVAGLSLRPGYVLSDGFRVPGLPVPSLPVIGGDAAAACIAAASVLAKVSRDRLMVEMEREHPGYGFAEHKGYSTAAHTAALAELGPCREHRYSFINVRRMAVIGADPAMVPEGVSGTGSGVPASPGGGKSGKMNATPTEGSRNR, encoded by the coding sequence TTGCCGGCGAACTGGCCGCCCCGAACGGTGATTCGCAAGTCAGCGGGTCTCCGAACACTCGAGTCGGCGCTGTATCGGGGTGGGCTCGGACCGGTGGCCGGTGTCGACGAGGTCGGTCGCGGTGCATGCGCGGGTCCGCTCGTGGTGGCGGCCTGCGTGCTCGGGCCGAATCGCCTGGAGAGCCTGGCCGCACTCGATGACTCGAAGAAGCTCACCGAGCGCGAGCGGGAGCGGCTGTTCCCCATCATTCGCCGCTATGCGCTGGCCTACCACGTGGTGTTCATCCCCTCGGTTGAGGTGGATCGTCGTGGTGTGCACATCGCCAATATCGAGGGCATGCGACGCGCCGTCGCGGGCCTGTCGCTGCGACCGGGGTATGTCCTCAGCGACGGTTTCCGCGTGCCCGGTCTGCCCGTGCCGTCACTGCCGGTGATCGGCGGTGACGCGGCGGCTGCGTGCATCGCGGCGGCCAGCGTGCTGGCCAAGGTGAGCCGCGACCGGCTGATGGTCGAGATGGAGCGCGAACACCCTGGTTACGGGTTCGCCGAGCACAAGGGTTACAGCACCGCCGCGCACACTGCAGCGCTCGCCGAGCTGGGTCCCTGCAGGGAGCACAGATACTCGTTCATCAATGTCCGCAGGATGGCCGTCATCGGGGCGGACCCGGCTATGGTGCCCGAAGGTGTGTCCGGCACCGGGTCGGGTGTGCCCGCCTCACCGGGTGGAGGAAAATCGGGAAAGATGAACGCCACACCGACAGAAGGATCGCGTAACCGATGA
- the lepB gene encoding signal peptidase I encodes MTGPTDAADTADTDDTKSVDDVGEDKSVDDTDSVEHTDDEPPKKKHGALREAAILLTIALVLYYVMLTFVARPYLIPSESMEPTLHGCPGCVGDRIMVDKMTYRFSSPEPGDVVVFKGPPAWNVGYKSIRSDNPAVRWVQNALSFVGFVPPDENDLVKRIIATGGQTVQCRADTGLTVDNKKLVEPYLDPATMMADPAVYPCLGNEFGPVTVPKDRVWVMGDNRTHSADSRAHCTNLPADAQRGLLCTGDPMSGTVPVENVIGKARFIAWPPGRWGGVSSFNPQTANPQAADLQTAQ; translated from the coding sequence GTGACCGGACCCACCGACGCTGCCGATACCGCCGACACTGACGACACCAAGAGTGTCGACGACGTCGGCGAGGACAAGAGCGTCGATGACACCGACAGTGTCGAACACACGGATGACGAGCCGCCGAAGAAGAAGCACGGTGCGCTGCGCGAAGCCGCGATCCTGCTGACCATCGCGCTCGTCCTCTACTACGTGATGCTGACGTTCGTGGCCCGGCCGTACCTCATTCCGTCGGAGTCGATGGAGCCCACGCTGCACGGATGCCCCGGATGTGTGGGCGACCGGATCATGGTCGACAAGATGACCTACCGGTTCTCGTCGCCGGAACCGGGTGACGTCGTCGTCTTCAAGGGACCGCCGGCATGGAACGTCGGCTACAAGTCGATTCGCTCCGACAACCCCGCCGTCCGCTGGGTGCAGAACGCGTTGTCGTTCGTCGGCTTCGTGCCGCCCGACGAGAACGATCTGGTGAAGCGCATCATCGCCACCGGCGGGCAGACGGTGCAGTGCCGTGCCGACACCGGCCTCACCGTCGACAACAAGAAGCTCGTCGAGCCCTACCTGGATCCCGCCACGATGATGGCCGATCCCGCGGTCTACCCGTGCCTCGGCAACGAGTTCGGCCCGGTGACCGTGCCGAAGGATCGCGTGTGGGTGATGGGCGATAACCGCACCCACTCCGCGGACTCCCGGGCGCACTGCACCAACCTGCCCGCAGACGCTCAGCGCGGTCTGCTGTGCACCGGTGACCCGATGTCGGGCACCGTCCCGGTCGAGAACGTGATCGGCAAGGCGCGCTTCATCGCATGGCCCCCTGGGCGTTGGGGCGGCGTCAGCTCCTTCAACCCCCAGACGGCCAACCCCCAGGCCGCAGACCTTCAGACCGCGCAGTAG
- a CDS encoding SDR family NAD(P)-dependent oxidoreductase, which yields MTSDDDSRVAVVTGASRGAGRGIANALLASGWRVYLTGRTITDTGDGGIAVTVDHRDDAQVAALFERVADESGGLDLLVNNAAAIHDELTGSEPFWRKPLTLADVLDVGLRSSYVASWHAAPLMVGRDRALIAFTSSPGSVCYMHGPAYGAQKAGVDKLAADMAVDFKGTGVCTVSIWMGILLTDKFRSAFDGHPEALAKTAQHAETPEFTGYLIDALYRDPVLAELTGQTVIGAELASRYGITDADGRQPPSHRDALGSPRTPSAVVIR from the coding sequence ATGACCTCTGACGATGACAGCCGCGTCGCCGTGGTCACCGGCGCGAGCCGGGGCGCCGGCCGCGGTATCGCGAACGCGCTACTGGCCTCGGGGTGGCGCGTCTACCTGACCGGCCGCACCATCACCGACACCGGTGACGGCGGTATTGCCGTCACGGTGGACCACCGCGACGATGCGCAGGTCGCCGCGCTGTTCGAGCGGGTCGCCGACGAGTCCGGCGGGCTGGACCTGCTGGTCAACAACGCCGCCGCGATTCACGATGAGTTGACCGGCTCGGAGCCGTTCTGGCGCAAGCCGCTGACGTTGGCCGATGTGCTCGACGTCGGCCTGAGATCCTCCTACGTCGCGTCCTGGCACGCGGCACCGCTTATGGTCGGCCGCGACCGCGCACTGATCGCGTTCACCTCATCGCCGGGATCGGTGTGCTACATGCATGGCCCCGCCTACGGCGCACAGAAGGCCGGTGTCGACAAGCTCGCCGCAGATATGGCCGTCGACTTCAAGGGGACCGGCGTGTGCACGGTGTCGATATGGATGGGCATTCTGCTGACTGACAAGTTCCGCAGCGCCTTCGACGGGCACCCCGAAGCACTGGCCAAGACCGCGCAGCACGCCGAAACCCCGGAGTTCACCGGCTATTTGATCGACGCGCTGTATCGGGACCCGGTGCTGGCAGAGCTGACCGGGCAGACGGTCATCGGCGCCGAACTCGCATCGCGATACGGCATCACCGACGCCGACGGTCGCCAACCGCCGTCGCACCGGGACGCCCTCGGCAGCCCACGGACACCGTCCGCAGTGGTTATTCGCTGA
- a CDS encoding HAD-IIA family hydrolase yields the protein MRTTPQCWLTDMDGVLVREEHALPGAAEFLQTLTDKQRPFLVLTNNSIFTPRDLAARLARSGLTVPEWAIWTSALATAAFLHDQLPGGSAYVIGEAGLTTALHEVGYTLTDIDPDFVVLGETRTYSFEAITKAIRLILGGARFIATNPDVTGPSAEGPMPATGSVAALITKATGREPYFVGKPNPMMFRSALNRIEAHSENTVMVGDRMDTDVVAGIEAGLETILVLTGSTDVEDIERYPFRPSRVLDSIADAIDLV from the coding sequence ATGCGCACCACACCGCAGTGCTGGCTCACCGATATGGATGGCGTCCTGGTCCGCGAGGAACACGCCCTGCCGGGTGCGGCCGAGTTCCTTCAGACGCTGACCGACAAGCAGCGGCCGTTCCTGGTGCTGACCAACAACTCGATCTTCACCCCGCGCGACCTCGCGGCCCGACTGGCGCGATCGGGTCTGACGGTGCCGGAGTGGGCGATCTGGACCTCGGCGCTGGCGACGGCGGCGTTCCTGCACGATCAGCTGCCAGGCGGATCGGCATACGTGATCGGCGAGGCCGGTCTCACCACGGCACTGCACGAGGTCGGGTACACGCTGACCGATATCGATCCCGACTTCGTCGTGCTGGGGGAGACGCGGACATACTCGTTCGAGGCCATCACCAAGGCCATCCGGCTCATCCTCGGCGGTGCCCGCTTCATCGCGACCAACCCCGACGTCACCGGGCCGTCCGCCGAGGGACCGATGCCCGCGACGGGCTCCGTCGCTGCACTCATCACCAAGGCCACCGGACGCGAGCCGTACTTCGTCGGCAAGCCCAACCCCATGATGTTCCGCAGCGCGCTCAACCGCATCGAGGCGCACTCGGAGAACACCGTCATGGTGGGCGACCGGATGGACACCGACGTCGTCGCCGGTATCGAGGCGGGCCTGGAGACCATTCTGGTGCTGACGGGCTCGACGGACGTCGAAGATATCGAGCGCTACCCGTTTCGGCCCAGCCGTGTTCTGGATTCGATCGCCGACGCCATCGATCTCGTCTGA
- a CDS encoding DUF2469 domain-containing protein: MSAEDLEKYETEMELSLYREYKDIVGQFSYVVETERRFYLANSVEMVPRNADGEVYFELRLADAWVWDMYRPARFVKQVRVITFKDVNIEEVEKPELRLPE, from the coding sequence ATGAGTGCCGAGGATCTCGAGAAGTACGAAACCGAGATGGAACTCTCGCTGTACCGCGAATACAAGGACATCGTGGGGCAGTTCAGCTACGTCGTGGAGACGGAGCGACGGTTCTACCTGGCCAACAGCGTGGAGATGGTTCCCCGCAACGCCGACGGCGAGGTGTACTTCGAGCTGCGACTGGCTGACGCGTGGGTGTGGGACATGTATCGCCCCGCCCGGTTCGTCAAGCAGGTACGGGTGATCACCTTCAAGGACGTCAACATCGAAGAGGTGGAGAAGCCGGAGCTTCGGCTTCCCGAGTAA
- the rplS gene encoding 50S ribosomal protein L19, producing MNTLDFVDQTSLRDDIPTFGPGDTVNVHVKVIEGSKERIQVFKGVVLRRQGGGVRETFTVRKESYGVGVERTFPVHSPNIDHLDVVTRGDVRRAKLYYLRELRGKKAKIKEKR from the coding sequence ATGAACACGCTGGACTTCGTCGACCAGACGTCGCTGCGCGACGACATTCCGACCTTTGGCCCCGGCGACACCGTGAACGTTCACGTGAAGGTCATCGAGGGCTCCAAGGAGCGCATCCAGGTCTTCAAGGGTGTCGTGCTGCGCCGCCAGGGCGGCGGTGTGCGCGAGACCTTCACCGTGCGCAAGGAGAGCTACGGCGTCGGTGTGGAGCGCACGTTCCCGGTGCACTCGCCCAACATCGATCACCTTGACGTCGTCACCCGCGGTGACGTCCGTCGCGCCAAGCTGTACTACCTGCGCGAGCTGCGGGGCAAGAAGGCGAAGATCAAGGAAAAGCGCTGA